From a region of the Myroides sp. JBRI-B21084 genome:
- a CDS encoding DUF1599 domain-containing protein: MLSTAEQYDKIIAICRQLYVNKLQDYGCAWRILRLPSLTDQIYIKACRIRSLQENDVRKIDEDESAEFIGIINYSIMALIQLEKGVSKEADLTNQEAIDLYDKHIAITKELMMNKNHDYGEAWRDMRIASHTDIILQKLLRVKQIEDNKGKTIVSEGLEANYQDMINYAVFALILMNFAN; encoded by the coding sequence ATGCTTTCAACAGCTGAACAATATGATAAAATAATTGCCATTTGCAGACAATTATACGTTAATAAATTACAAGATTACGGGTGTGCTTGGCGTATTTTAAGGTTGCCATCGTTAACCGATCAAATATATATTAAAGCATGCAGAATTAGATCGTTACAAGAAAACGATGTTCGCAAAATTGATGAAGACGAAAGTGCCGAATTTATTGGTATTATAAATTACAGCATTATGGCGTTGATTCAGTTAGAAAAAGGAGTTTCTAAAGAAGCCGATTTAACAAACCAAGAAGCTATTGATTTGTACGATAAACATATTGCTATTACCAAAGAATTAATGATGAATAAAAACCACGATTACGGCGAAGCGTGGAGAGACATGCGCATTGCATCGCATACCGATATTATTTTACAAAAACTGTTACGCGTTAAACAAATTGAAGATAACAAAGGTAAAACTATTGTATCTGAAGGTTTAGAAGCTAATTACCAAGATATGATTAATTACGCCGTTTTTGCTTTAATTTTAATGAATTTTGCCAATTAA
- the tpiA gene encoding triose-phosphate isomerase, with product MRHKIIAGNWKMHKNAPETTAFLNQLVNEMPTGKEVEVLVAPAFTNLMLATQILEDTNITVAAQNMHQAEGGAFTGEISADMLTSINVQTVILGHSERRQYFKETPALLANKVDTALKHNMRVIFCVGEELKDRKSKQFQNVVFYQLKDSLFHLPKEAWENIIIAYEPVWAIGTGETASPEQAQEMHQFIREQIAHQYGSLANNVTILYGGSVKPDNAATIFSQPDVDGGLVGGAALNVNDFTTIINAI from the coding sequence ATGAGACATAAAATAATTGCCGGCAATTGGAAAATGCATAAAAATGCTCCAGAAACTACAGCTTTTTTAAACCAATTGGTAAACGAAATGCCAACTGGTAAAGAAGTTGAAGTACTAGTTGCACCAGCTTTTACAAATTTAATGTTGGCTACACAAATACTTGAAGACACCAATATAACTGTAGCTGCACAAAACATGCACCAAGCAGAAGGCGGTGCTTTTACCGGTGAAATTTCGGCCGATATGCTTACAAGTATTAACGTACAAACAGTAATTTTAGGACATTCTGAACGCAGACAATATTTTAAAGAAACTCCCGCTTTATTAGCTAACAAAGTAGATACCGCTTTAAAACACAACATGCGCGTTATTTTTTGTGTGGGTGAAGAATTAAAAGACCGCAAAAGCAAACAGTTTCAAAACGTTGTTTTTTATCAGCTAAAAGATTCGTTATTTCACTTGCCAAAAGAAGCTTGGGAAAACATTATAATAGCTTATGAACCTGTTTGGGCAATTGGTACCGGTGAAACAGCATCGCCAGAACAAGCTCAGGAAATGCACCAGTTTATTCGTGAACAAATTGCGCACCAATACGGAAGTTTAGCAAATAACGTAACTATTTTATACGGCGGTAGCGTTAAACCAGATAACGCAGCAACCATTTTTTCACAACCCGATGTTGATGGTGGCTTAGTAGGCGGCGCTGCTTTAAATGTAAATGATTTTACTACTATTATTAATGCAATTTAA
- a CDS encoding MauE/DoxX family redox-associated membrane protein, with the protein MENLKKYLPWTIRIIISFLFLISAVAKLYPSPYFAISTFEVKQLYPMGFSEDFAVYFSRILIGIELALGLLLLQNNFLRRIVIPATMLMLVVFTVHLTIDTLQTGGNSGNCGCFGSLLPMTPIEAIIKNIVALILLVIYLFVTPKTATEKSNIWVLGTVKFASILALFMIAPIQPKTVEVSTETAIEQPAIETQTNVSVAPIEETPTTETVTETSEIAKLVVDEPAKTKSGYTQYFSNIDQGKKILALFVPGCEHCRDVAKELTEMKAKDKNFPKIQIVFMNEEPEKIPDFFAFAGANYPYKIIEVIPFWKLLGNNKDTPGIIYLWNGNKIKEWDGINEKKFVGSELKSLLKKNYSEIKK; encoded by the coding sequence ATGGAAAACTTAAAAAAATATTTACCGTGGACAATTAGAATAATTATTTCGTTTTTATTCCTAATCTCTGCTGTTGCAAAACTATATCCAAGTCCGTATTTTGCTATTTCAACTTTTGAAGTAAAACAACTGTACCCAATGGGTTTTTCTGAAGATTTTGCAGTTTATTTTTCAAGAATTTTAATTGGTATTGAATTGGCTTTAGGCCTATTATTATTGCAAAATAATTTTTTACGTAGAATTGTAATTCCTGCAACAATGTTAATGCTGGTTGTTTTTACTGTGCATTTAACAATTGATACGTTACAAACAGGCGGAAATTCTGGAAACTGTGGTTGTTTTGGCAGTTTGTTACCTATGACACCTATCGAAGCTATTATTAAAAACATTGTTGCTCTTATTTTATTGGTAATTTACCTTTTTGTAACACCTAAAACCGCAACCGAAAAAAGTAATATTTGGGTTTTAGGTACCGTAAAATTTGCATCAATTTTAGCATTGTTTATGATAGCTCCTATTCAACCAAAAACAGTTGAAGTAAGTACCGAAACGGCTATTGAGCAACCTGCTATCGAAACGCAAACTAACGTAAGTGTTGCACCAATTGAAGAAACTCCTACAACAGAAACTGTAACCGAAACTTCTGAAATTGCTAAACTTGTAGTTGATGAACCTGCTAAAACTAAATCGGGCTACACACAGTATTTTTCTAATATAGATCAAGGAAAAAAAATATTAGCTTTGTTTGTTCCTGGTTGTGAGCACTGCCGCGATGTTGCAAAAGAATTAACGGAAATGAAAGCTAAGGATAAAAACTTTCCTAAAATTCAAATTGTATTTATGAACGAAGAACCTGAGAAAATTCCAGATTTCTTTGCATTTGCAGGTGCTAATTATCCATATAAAATTATTGAAGTAATTCCGTTTTGGAAGTTATTAGGAAACAATAAAGATACACCTGGCATAATCTATTTATGGAATGGTAACAAAATAAAAGAATGGGACGGCATTAACGAGAAAAAATTTGTGGGTTCTGAATTGAAAAGCTTGCTAAAAAAGAATTATTCCGAAATTAAAAAGTAG
- a CDS encoding ABC transporter permease: protein MLKYFLNKLGYSLFTLFGVVTVVFILFNILPGDPARMMLDQNENSEQLALIKKKYGFDQPLINQYGYYLNDLSLISIHKKQPDHYTYFNKSKYNGFVVFTTKKVNVVLKTPYLRESFQKNGKKVTTIIAHTLPSTVVLAVLSIVIALLLGVFLGILSALYANSFFDRLIAFISTLGMSVPSFFSAILFAWLFGFAWHKFTGLNMTGSLYEVDDFGEGIHVALKNAILPAVVLGIRPLGVVIQLMRNSLLEVLNQEYIRTAKAKGLSTYKIITKHALKNALNPVVTAMSGWFASMLAGAVFVEYIFGWNGLGKEIVDALNTLDLPVIMGSVIVVATTFVLITVLVDVIYAYLDPRIKLK from the coding sequence GTGCTTAAATATTTCTTAAACAAATTAGGCTATTCGTTATTCACGCTTTTTGGCGTTGTTACTGTTGTGTTTATACTTTTTAACATTTTACCTGGCGATCCTGCCCGAATGATGTTAGATCAAAATGAAAATTCGGAACAATTGGCGTTAATTAAAAAAAAATATGGGTTTGATCAACCATTAATTAATCAATACGGCTATTATTTGAACGATTTATCACTAATTTCAATACACAAAAAACAACCCGATCATTACACATATTTTAACAAATCAAAATACAACGGTTTTGTTGTGTTTACAACAAAAAAAGTAAATGTTGTTTTAAAAACACCTTACTTACGCGAAAGTTTTCAAAAAAACGGTAAAAAAGTAACCACAATAATTGCACATACATTGCCTAGTACAGTAGTTTTAGCTGTATTATCAATAGTAATTGCTTTACTTTTAGGTGTTTTTTTAGGGATTTTATCTGCCTTATATGCCAATAGTTTTTTCGATAGATTGATAGCGTTTATTAGCACTTTAGGCATGAGTGTTCCATCGTTTTTTAGTGCTATTTTATTTGCTTGGCTTTTTGGTTTTGCTTGGCATAAATTTACAGGGTTAAACATGACCGGTAGCTTGTACGAAGTAGACGATTTTGGCGAAGGTATTCATGTAGCCTTAAAAAACGCCATTTTACCTGCTGTTGTTTTAGGAATACGACCATTAGGCGTAGTAATTCAGTTAATGCGAAATTCATTGTTAGAAGTATTAAACCAAGAATACATACGCACGGCAAAAGCAAAAGGATTATCAACCTATAAAATCATTACAAAACACGCTTTAAAAAACGCTTTAAATCCAGTAGTTACGGCAATGTCGGGCTGGTTTGCATCAATGTTAGCAGGAGCCGTTTTTGTTGAATATATTTTTGGTTGGAATGGTCTTGGTAAAGAAATTGTTGATGCGTTAAATACATTAGATTTACCCGTGATAATGGGATCGGTAATTGTAGTTGCAACCACTTTTGTTCTTATAACAGTTTTAGTTGATGTAATTTATGCTTATTTAGATCCACGTATCAAATTAAAATAA
- a CDS encoding TlpA family protein disulfide reductase: MKKMFALLCTFGLLTIGCQSKKENSEKNDTAMVQNNTFSTVTLNKLFVDELGNNISFQNILAQHKGSPIVVEIWASWCSDCIKGFPELKKLQAKYPKTAFVFISLDKSKEKWAEGVKKHQLNGNHYYLNEKMSGEFGKSIDLDWIPRYIVVDAQGKIALKKAIVANDTLLIKTLDNLQP; the protein is encoded by the coding sequence ATGAAAAAAATGTTTGCCCTTTTATGCACCTTTGGATTATTAACAATTGGTTGTCAATCTAAAAAAGAAAATTCCGAAAAAAATGATACCGCAATGGTTCAAAACAATACCTTTAGTACTGTAACATTAAATAAATTATTTGTTGATGAATTAGGGAACAACATTTCGTTTCAAAACATTTTAGCACAACATAAAGGGTCGCCTATTGTTGTAGAAATTTGGGCATCGTGGTGCTCTGACTGTATCAAAGGATTTCCCGAATTAAAAAAATTACAAGCAAAATATCCAAAAACTGCGTTTGTGTTTATATCGTTAGATAAATCAAAAGAAAAATGGGCCGAAGGAGTTAAAAAACACCAATTAAATGGAAATCACTATTATTTAAATGAAAAAATGAGTGGTGAATTTGGAAAATCAATTGATTTAGATTGGATTCCACGATATATTGTTGTTGACGCCCAAGGAAAAATAGCCCTTAAAAAAGCCATTGTTGCTAACGACACCCTTTTAATAAAAACATTAGATAATTTACAACCTTAA
- the folP gene encoding dihydropteroate synthase, which yields MKSINCNGKLITFESPKVMGILNITPNSFFDGGLHSSLEKIEQQTEKMLTEGADIIDVGAYSTQPNAPFVTEEEELQRILPVLKHLVNQFPNAVFSVDTFRAEVAKQTLDLGAAIINDVSAGNLDDKMMQVVSSFKAPYIMMHMKGTPQNMQQFTNYDDVMHEMIYYFSEKINQAQQNGIIDVIIDPGFGFSKTLDQNYEVLNKLELLQNLDVPVLSALSRKSMIYKFFDTTPQEALNGTSVLNTISLIKGANLLRVHDVKQAVECVKLYKKAYEN from the coding sequence ATGAAATCAATAAACTGTAATGGCAAATTAATCACTTTTGAATCGCCAAAAGTAATGGGTATTTTAAACATAACGCCTAATTCTTTTTTTGATGGTGGTTTGCATTCATCATTAGAAAAAATAGAACAACAAACCGAAAAAATGTTGACAGAAGGTGCCGATATTATTGATGTAGGTGCTTATTCAACCCAACCAAACGCTCCTTTTGTAACAGAAGAGGAAGAACTACAACGTATTTTACCGGTTTTAAAACATTTAGTGAATCAATTTCCAAATGCCGTTTTTTCGGTAGATACATTTCGTGCCGAAGTAGCTAAACAAACATTAGATTTAGGTGCTGCAATTATTAACGATGTTTCGGCAGGTAATTTAGATGATAAAATGATGCAGGTTGTAAGTAGTTTTAAAGCACCCTATATAATGATGCATATGAAAGGAACGCCCCAAAATATGCAGCAGTTTACTAATTATGACGATGTGATGCACGAAATGATTTATTATTTTTCTGAAAAAATAAATCAAGCGCAACAAAATGGTATTATTGATGTGATTATTGACCCCGGATTTGGTTTTTCTAAAACGTTAGACCAAAATTACGAAGTGTTGAATAAGTTGGAACTTTTACAAAATTTAGATGTGCCAGTACTTTCGGCACTTTCAAGAAAATCAATGATTTACAAGTTTTTTGATACCACACCGCAAGAAGCTTTAAACGGTACAAGTGTTTTAAATACCATTTCACTAATAAAAGGAGCCAATTTATTGCGTGTACATGATGTAAAACAAGCTGTAGAATGTGTTAAACTTTATAAAAAAGCATATGAAAATTAA